In Cytobacillus oceanisediminis, the following proteins share a genomic window:
- a CDS encoding phosphatase, protein MWRRNEGFFLAELLLSLSGMLLAAGIMFPLVIKAIEHSEEVKQDYESTQLLYEYLQQAASEGRFPEEKTMKRNQTVYEIFLKENQGFMEVCIRYENVRDRTKEKCEVFQ, encoded by the coding sequence ATGTGGAGAAGGAATGAAGGCTTCTTTTTGGCTGAGCTCCTGCTTTCTTTATCAGGGATGCTGCTTGCAGCGGGCATAATGTTTCCTCTTGTCATTAAGGCTATTGAGCATTCTGAAGAGGTAAAACAGGATTACGAAAGCACGCAGCTGCTTTATGAGTATCTTCAGCAGGCCGCCTCGGAAGGGCGTTTTCCTGAGGAGAAGACTATGAAAAGAAATCAAACAGTCTATGAAATATTCCTTAAGGAAAACCAAGGATTTATGGAGGTTTGCATAAGATATGAAAATGTACGGGATAGAACGAAAGAAAAGTGTGAAGTATTTCAATAA
- the comGD gene encoding competence type IV pilus minor pilin ComGD, with the protein MIKNKEGFTLIETLFIFSIFLIIATITAVLLKTQFIHLEKIMFFSQLKSDLLYAQNYAITHQTDVAIQIVPEENRYFAQVKLAADPIISREYPGIIEIKEGTMPLFFQYGPGGITNKFGTFYVKADKDQYKITFLIGRGRFYVEKE; encoded by the coding sequence ATGATAAAAAACAAAGAAGGTTTTACATTAATAGAAACTCTATTCATTTTCAGTATTTTCCTTATTATTGCCACGATTACAGCTGTTCTTCTAAAAACGCAATTCATCCATCTTGAAAAGATAATGTTCTTTTCCCAATTAAAGTCTGACCTGCTTTATGCCCAAAACTATGCCATAACACATCAGACAGATGTAGCTATTCAGATTGTTCCCGAGGAGAACAGGTATTTTGCTCAGGTAAAGCTTGCAGCTGATCCTATCATTAGCAGAGAATATCCGGGAATCATTGAGATTAAGGAGGGTACCATGCCATTGTTTTTTCAATATGGGCCAGGCGGTATTACAAATAAATTCGGTACCTTCTATGTCAAAGCAGACAAGGATCAATACAAAATTACCTTTTTAATCGGAAGAGGGAGATTTTATGTGGAGAAGGAATGA
- the gcvT gene encoding glycine cleavage system aminomethyltransferase GcvT produces the protein MSQLKRTPLFEVYKDYGAKTIDFGGWDLPVQFSSIKEEHEAVRTKAGLFDVSHMGEIEVKGTDSLKYLQKMMTNDISKLKNSGAQYTAMCYENGGTVDDLLVYKIEDDHYLLVVNASNIEKDFNWLEDHAEGNVELKNLSEDMAQLAIQGPLAEKVLQKLAGTNLSDIGFFKFQQDVDLNGKKALVSRTGYTGEDGFEVYCDAKDAAALWNEILEAGKEEGVLPCGLGARDTLRFEANLALYGQELSPDITPLEAGIGFAVKVNKEADFIGKEVLKNQKENGVPRKLAGIEMIDRGIPRHGYPVYKGEELIGEVTTGTQSPTLKKNIGLVLIKKEHAGPGTELEVEIRGKRLKAKIAATPFYKREKN, from the coding sequence ATGTCACAGTTAAAACGCACGCCTTTATTCGAGGTGTACAAAGATTACGGAGCAAAAACCATCGACTTCGGAGGCTGGGACCTTCCTGTTCAATTTTCAAGCATTAAAGAAGAACATGAAGCAGTCCGTACAAAAGCCGGCCTTTTTGATGTATCCCATATGGGTGAAATCGAAGTGAAGGGGACGGACAGCCTTAAATACCTTCAAAAAATGATGACGAACGATATTTCCAAATTAAAGAACTCAGGTGCTCAATATACAGCCATGTGTTATGAGAATGGCGGAACTGTTGATGATTTACTTGTCTATAAAATAGAGGATGACCACTATTTGCTGGTTGTAAATGCTTCCAATATTGAAAAGGACTTCAACTGGCTTGAGGACCATGCTGAAGGGAATGTGGAATTGAAAAACCTTTCTGAAGATATGGCACAGCTGGCAATTCAGGGGCCGCTTGCAGAAAAAGTGCTCCAAAAGCTTGCTGGCACGAACCTGTCGGATATAGGATTTTTCAAATTTCAGCAGGATGTCGATCTGAATGGCAAGAAAGCGCTCGTCTCCAGAACAGGATATACAGGAGAAGACGGATTTGAAGTTTACTGTGATGCCAAGGATGCAGCCGCATTATGGAATGAAATCCTTGAAGCAGGCAAAGAAGAAGGCGTGCTCCCATGCGGACTTGGCGCAAGGGATACACTTCGCTTTGAAGCCAACCTGGCACTCTATGGCCAGGAGCTCTCACCTGATATCACACCGCTTGAGGCAGGAATCGGCTTTGCTGTAAAAGTCAATAAAGAAGCTGACTTTATCGGCAAAGAAGTGCTTAAGAATCAAAAAGAAAATGGGGTTCCGCGCAAGCTGGCTGGAATTGAAATGATTGACCGCGGCATTCCGCGCCATGGCTATCCTGTATATAAAGGGGAAGAACTGATCGGGGAAGTGACAACAGGCACTCAATCGCCGACATTAAAAAAGAACATTGGCCTTGTCCTTATCAAGAAAGAGCATGCGGGTCCGGGAACTGAATTAGAAGTGGAAATTCGCGGCAAACGACTGAAGGCTAAGATTGCAGCAACACCTTTTTATAAAAGAGAAAAGAACTAA
- the gcvPB gene encoding aminomethyl-transferring glycine dehydrogenase subunit GcvPB, whose amino-acid sequence MHKEDQPLIFELSTEGRIGYSLPEMDIPEIDLGELLPEGYLREEEPELPEVSELDIMRHYTALSKRNHGVDSGFYPLGSCTMKYNPKINENVARFNGFAHLHPLQDESSVQGALELMYDLQEHLIEITGMDEVTLQPAAGAHGEWTGLMMIRAYHEANGDTKRTKVVVPDSAHGTNPASATVAGFETVTVKSDENGLVDLEDLRRVVGEDTAALMLTNPNTLGLFEENILEMAEIVHGAGGKLYYDGANLNAVLSKARPGDMGFDVVHLNLHKTFTGPHGGGGPGSGPVGVKADLIPFLPKPVLVKKGDQYEFDYDRPQSIGRVKPYYGNFGINVRAYTYIRTMGPDGLKAVTENAVLNANYMMRRLEPFFDLPFDRHCKHEFVLSGKRQKKLGVRTLDIAKRLLDFGYHPPTIYFPLNVEECIMIEPTETESKETLDAFVDAMIQIAKEAEENPEIVQEAPHTTVIGRLDETMAARKPVLRYQKQ is encoded by the coding sequence ATGCATAAGGAAGATCAGCCACTCATCTTTGAATTAAGCACAGAAGGCCGTATCGGCTACAGCCTGCCTGAAATGGATATTCCGGAAATTGACCTGGGAGAGCTTCTTCCTGAAGGCTACCTGCGAGAGGAAGAGCCTGAGCTGCCGGAAGTGTCCGAACTTGATATCATGCGTCATTATACTGCACTTTCTAAACGCAATCATGGCGTTGATTCAGGGTTTTATCCACTGGGGTCCTGCACAATGAAATACAACCCTAAAATCAATGAGAATGTAGCGCGCTTCAATGGTTTTGCCCACTTGCACCCGCTGCAGGATGAAAGCTCTGTTCAAGGTGCCCTGGAACTGATGTATGATCTGCAGGAGCATCTGATTGAAATTACGGGAATGGATGAAGTGACGCTTCAGCCAGCTGCAGGAGCACATGGAGAATGGACTGGATTAATGATGATCCGTGCTTATCATGAAGCGAATGGCGATACAAAACGCACTAAAGTAGTCGTTCCTGACTCTGCCCACGGAACAAATCCTGCATCTGCGACAGTCGCAGGCTTTGAAACAGTAACTGTTAAATCGGATGAAAATGGATTAGTGGATTTAGAGGACTTAAGAAGAGTGGTTGGCGAGGATACTGCTGCCCTTATGCTGACTAACCCGAATACTTTAGGTTTGTTTGAAGAAAACATTCTTGAAATGGCTGAGATTGTTCACGGTGCCGGCGGGAAGCTATACTATGATGGAGCTAACCTGAATGCTGTACTTTCAAAAGCACGCCCTGGAGATATGGGATTTGACGTGGTTCACCTTAATCTTCATAAAACCTTTACAGGACCGCATGGCGGCGGCGGACCAGGATCAGGCCCAGTCGGCGTAAAAGCGGATCTGATTCCTTTCCTTCCGAAGCCTGTTTTGGTTAAGAAAGGTGACCAATATGAATTTGATTATGACCGCCCGCAATCAATCGGCCGTGTAAAGCCATATTACGGAAACTTCGGAATCAATGTCCGGGCTTATACTTATATCCGTACTATGGGGCCGGATGGACTGAAGGCTGTTACGGAAAATGCGGTACTAAACGCAAACTATATGATGAGAAGGCTTGAGCCATTCTTTGACCTGCCATTTGACAGACATTGCAAGCATGAATTCGTTTTAAGCGGAAAGCGCCAAAAGAAGCTTGGCGTACGTACTTTGGATATTGCCAAGCGCCTTCTTGACTTTGGCTACCATCCGCCAACCATCTACTTCCCGCTTAACGTGGAAGAGTGCATTATGATTGAGCCGACAGAAACAGAATCAAAAGAAACGCTGGACGCTTTTGTCGACGCCATGATTCAAATAGCTAAAGAAGCTGAGGAAAACCCTGAGATTGTCCAGGAAGCACCTCACACAACAGTAATTGGACGTCTGGATGAAACAATGGCTGCGAGAAAGCCGGTTCTTCGTTATCAAAAGCAATAA
- a CDS encoding shikimate kinase, which produces MKPIYLIGFMGAGKTTIGKELASCLNQDVIDTDEEIVKREKKNINDIFEEHGEGYFRNLETLILNEFNNREGIVTTGGGIVVKPENRKMLNEKGIVFFLYASPEEIFKRIENDRSRPLLKGDKKKLIQELYEKRMPLYKETAHVVIDTTNKDKAEIIQEIIDCLG; this is translated from the coding sequence ATGAAGCCAATTTACTTAATCGGATTCATGGGTGCCGGCAAAACAACAATTGGAAAAGAGCTTGCATCCTGCTTAAATCAAGATGTAATCGATACAGATGAAGAAATAGTTAAGCGGGAGAAGAAAAATATTAATGATATTTTTGAAGAGCATGGAGAAGGATACTTCAGAAACCTTGAAACGCTTATTTTAAATGAATTTAATAATAGAGAGGGAATTGTTACTACTGGCGGGGGAATTGTGGTTAAGCCTGAAAACAGAAAAATGCTGAATGAAAAAGGAATCGTTTTCTTCCTTTATGCATCGCCGGAAGAAATATTTAAACGGATTGAAAATGATCGTTCCAGACCACTGCTGAAAGGCGATAAAAAAAAGCTGATTCAGGAACTTTATGAAAAAAGGATGCCACTTTATAAAGAAACCGCCCATGTGGTCATTGATACCACTAATAAAGATAAAGCAGAAATAATTCAAGAAATAATAGATTGTTTAGGGTGA
- the comGC gene encoding competence type IV pilus major pilin ComGC → MKWRIVNNNDKGFTLIEMMIVLLVISVLLIITIPNVTKHNSKINSKGCDAFVKMVQAQVQAYEIDNKELPSDIQDLVDAQYLNAETTTCPNGDAIKISAEGKVESAGS, encoded by the coding sequence ATGAAATGGCGCATAGTAAACAACAATGACAAAGGGTTCACGCTCATTGAAATGATGATTGTTTTATTGGTGATTTCGGTGCTTTTAATTATCACCATTCCGAATGTAACGAAACACAATTCAAAAATAAACAGCAAGGGATGCGATGCGTTTGTTAAAATGGTGCAGGCCCAGGTTCAGGCATATGAAATTGACAATAAAGAGCTTCCTTCGGATATACAGGATTTAGTGGATGCTCAATATCTCAATGCCGAAACCACTACTTGTCCAAATGGAGATGCCATTAAGATTTCTGCAGAGGGGAAGGTTGAATCTGCAGGGTCATGA
- a CDS encoding YqhG family protein codes for MQQQEIHKFLERYFHANGCEIIDKGPGYITVQLTIDLDKELMNRPFYWHYLEKTGGVPNPMQLTLITNQQLAPAHIKGEVIHFGSPRLHQIFHSARNLAGYIRLYENHRQAPGMQVPLRPWLGMNVRVSYQCDRKRDVFKSIGLQLINGQMVESFHDRLLGMSLTPKIPDYSFTLSPLIMPGSGVFRVANFIKSEIEQEEHLWADEARKRWQKDLNLLEHFYEDAEEKGESYENEKAALQEQYEPKINISIINGGLFYLTDSAV; via the coding sequence ATGCAGCAACAGGAAATTCATAAATTCCTTGAAAGGTATTTTCACGCAAATGGATGCGAAATAATTGATAAAGGCCCGGGGTATATAACCGTACAGCTGACGATTGATTTGGATAAGGAATTAATGAATCGCCCCTTTTATTGGCATTATCTCGAAAAAACAGGCGGAGTCCCTAACCCCATGCAGCTTACACTTATTACAAACCAGCAGCTCGCCCCTGCGCATATTAAGGGGGAAGTCATTCATTTTGGCTCCCCAAGACTTCACCAGATCTTTCATTCAGCCCGAAACCTGGCAGGCTATATACGATTATATGAAAACCACCGGCAGGCACCAGGCATGCAGGTTCCATTAAGGCCATGGCTGGGAATGAACGTCCGCGTATCTTATCAATGCGACCGAAAAAGAGATGTCTTTAAATCCATCGGCCTCCAATTAATAAATGGGCAAATGGTCGAAAGCTTTCATGACAGATTGCTTGGCATGAGCCTTACACCAAAGATTCCCGACTACTCTTTCACTCTGTCTCCGCTCATTATGCCGGGGAGCGGTGTATTCAGGGTAGCTAATTTCATAAAGTCTGAAATTGAACAAGAAGAACATTTATGGGCTGATGAAGCCCGTAAGCGATGGCAAAAAGATCTCAACCTTCTTGAACATTTTTATGAAGATGCAGAAGAAAAGGGCGAAAGCTATGAAAACGAAAAAGCAGCCCTTCAAGAGCAATATGAGCCAAAAATTAATATCTCTATAATAAATGGAGGCCTCTTTTATCTGACAGACAGCGCAGTATGA
- the comGB gene encoding competence type IV pilus assembly protein ComGB, translated as MQTSKWTIQEQGLFLKNTGELLSRGYPLSEALESLMHQLPPKRKHEISQCHSQLKEGFPFYQILANMNFNKNLIGYVFFAEQHGGLASAFLEGSEMVLRKGKDIEKLKKLMAYPIFLMFITAFLFVFVDKVLLPRFSSLFVSMHLQPNFFTKAVYLFGDLLPLFILLALFGLVPLLIYYFFRFRNLSPIQQKKIMVKVPAGGHFLRLYYTHFFAVQLSHLLNGGLSIHEALSLFEKNDKQPFYSALGEAVKIKLREGNRLEDILMSYPFFERELANIIRHGQKNGRLDQELSFFSRHCLNKLEEKTEKLLKMIQPILYMFIGFLIVSMYLAVLLPMFHLLEGF; from the coding sequence ATGCAGACAAGTAAATGGACCATTCAAGAACAGGGTTTGTTTCTGAAGAATACAGGAGAACTGCTGTCCAGAGGGTACCCCTTATCTGAGGCACTGGAATCACTGATGCATCAGCTGCCGCCAAAACGAAAACATGAAATCAGCCAGTGCCACTCTCAATTGAAAGAAGGATTTCCATTTTATCAAATCCTTGCAAACATGAATTTTAATAAAAATCTGATTGGCTATGTATTTTTTGCTGAACAGCATGGCGGTCTTGCTTCTGCATTTCTTGAAGGAAGCGAAATGGTGCTGAGAAAAGGCAAGGACATTGAAAAATTGAAAAAATTGATGGCCTATCCTATTTTCCTGATGTTCATAACCGCATTCCTATTTGTTTTCGTTGATAAAGTCCTGCTGCCCCGTTTCTCTTCTTTATTCGTTTCCATGCACCTTCAGCCTAATTTCTTCACAAAAGCCGTTTATTTGTTTGGGGACCTTCTCCCATTATTCATTCTGCTTGCACTCTTCGGTTTAGTCCCATTGCTTATATACTATTTTTTTAGATTCAGAAACCTTTCCCCTATCCAGCAAAAAAAGATCATGGTAAAAGTTCCTGCAGGAGGCCATTTTCTTCGCCTTTACTACACCCATTTCTTTGCTGTACAGCTCAGTCACCTTTTAAATGGCGGCCTATCCATACATGAGGCGCTTAGTCTTTTTGAGAAGAATGATAAGCAGCCTTTTTACAGTGCCTTGGGTGAAGCCGTGAAAATCAAACTCCGAGAGGGGAATAGGCTTGAGGATATACTAATGAGTTATCCTTTTTTTGAAAGGGAACTGGCCAATATTATCAGACATGGTCAAAAAAATGGCAGGCTGGACCAGGAATTATCTTTTTTCAGCAGGCACTGCCTAAACAAATTGGAAGAAAAGACAGAAAAACTCCTAAAAATGATTCAGCCTATTTTATATATGTTTATCGGGTTTTTAATAGTCTCAATGTATTTGGCGGTTCTGCTGCCTATGTTTCATCTATTGGAGGGATTTTAA
- a CDS encoding YqzE family protein, with amino-acid sequence MKSNDYVKYLTQTVVKYIDQPKDERKRHRIEKKDMKEPFLFRWFGMFSYLFYLGMRRKKHK; translated from the coding sequence ATGAAATCCAACGATTATGTTAAGTATCTTACACAGACAGTGGTAAAATATATTGATCAGCCCAAAGATGAGCGAAAACGGCATAGAATAGAGAAAAAGGACATGAAAGAGCCGTTTTTATTCAGGTGGTTTGGAATGTTTTCATATCTTTTCTATTTAGGCATGAGAAGAAAAAAACATAAATAG
- the gcvPA gene encoding aminomethyl-transferring glycine dehydrogenase subunit GcvPA has protein sequence MKHRYLPMTESDQKAMFEKIGVSSVEELFSDIPESVRFKGEYKIKPAKSETALLKELTKMAQKNADLRTNTSFLGAGVYDHYMPIIVDHVLSRSEFYTAYTPYQPEISQGELQAIFEFQTMICELTGMDVANSSMYDGGTALAEAAMLSAGSTRRKKILISSAVHPESKEVVKTYAKGQYIEVIEIPHKDGITDLEALNGLIGDDIAAVIVQYPNFFGRVEPLKELEEIIHAHKSMFVVSSNPLALGALTPPGKFGTDIVAGDAQVFGIPTAFGGPHCGYFAVTSKLMRKVPGRLVGQTVDDQGRRGFVLTLQAREQHIRRDKATSNICSNQALNALAASVAMTALGKKGVKDMAAANMQKAHYAKQQFRAAGFEVPFEGPSFNEFVIKLNKPVKEVNQKLLEKDIIGGYDLGRDYADLKNHMLVAVTELRTKEEIDAFVKEMGDYHA, from the coding sequence ATGAAACATCGCTATTTACCGATGACAGAGTCTGACCAGAAAGCAATGTTTGAAAAAATCGGCGTCAGTTCTGTGGAAGAACTATTCAGTGATATTCCCGAAAGTGTAAGATTTAAGGGCGAATATAAAATCAAGCCGGCAAAATCAGAGACAGCCTTACTGAAAGAGCTTACTAAAATGGCTCAGAAAAATGCTGATCTTCGCACAAATACATCTTTCCTTGGTGCGGGTGTTTATGATCATTACATGCCAATCATTGTTGATCATGTTTTATCCCGTTCAGAGTTTTATACGGCCTATACTCCTTACCAGCCGGAAATTTCCCAGGGTGAGCTCCAGGCAATCTTTGAATTCCAGACAATGATCTGTGAGTTAACAGGAATGGATGTTGCCAACTCATCCATGTATGATGGCGGAACAGCACTTGCCGAAGCAGCCATGCTAAGCGCAGGCAGCACACGCCGCAAGAAGATACTTATCTCAAGCGCAGTTCATCCTGAATCTAAAGAAGTAGTCAAGACATACGCAAAGGGCCAGTATATTGAAGTGATTGAAATCCCTCATAAAGACGGCATCACAGATCTTGAAGCTCTAAATGGACTGATTGGCGATGACATCGCAGCTGTCATTGTACAGTATCCTAACTTTTTTGGCAGAGTCGAGCCTTTAAAAGAGCTTGAGGAAATTATTCATGCCCATAAATCCATGTTTGTTGTTTCAAGCAACCCGCTTGCTCTTGGCGCACTGACACCTCCGGGTAAATTCGGAACTGACATTGTAGCAGGAGATGCCCAGGTTTTCGGAATTCCTACAGCTTTCGGAGGCCCGCATTGCGGATATTTTGCCGTAACATCCAAGCTGATGAGAAAAGTGCCGGGACGTCTTGTCGGACAAACGGTAGACGACCAGGGGCGCCGCGGCTTCGTGCTTACTCTTCAGGCACGTGAACAGCATATCCGCCGCGATAAGGCAACTTCCAATATTTGTTCCAATCAGGCTCTAAACGCACTAGCGGCATCTGTAGCGATGACTGCTCTTGGCAAGAAGGGCGTAAAGGATATGGCAGCTGCCAACATGCAAAAAGCCCATTATGCAAAACAGCAATTCAGGGCTGCCGGCTTTGAAGTTCCATTCGAAGGCCCTTCATTTAATGAATTTGTCATCAAGCTGAATAAGCCTGTTAAAGAAGTAAATCAAAAGCTTCTTGAGAAGGACATTATTGGAGGCTACGATTTGGGCAGAGATTATGCTGACCTGAAAAATCATATGCTTGTTGCTGTAACGGAATTGAGAACGAAGGAAGAAATCGATGCATTCGTTAAAGAAATGGGGGATTACCATGCATAA
- the comGF gene encoding competence type IV pilus minor pilin ComGF produces the protein MKMYGIERKKSVKYFNNNGFTMLEMLFAFSIFSMIVSLLPVSFNFLFQDWKMEARTQRLEWHVFINQLKKEIRLADTADISPVSIVLTIDGKSVIYEKYGSNLRRRVDMKGHEIVLQKLDAITFSSFNGGVEINVSDNFDQEQSAFLYYLMDMEDVDVP, from the coding sequence ATGAAAATGTACGGGATAGAACGAAAGAAAAGTGTGAAGTATTTCAATAATAATGGATTTACCATGCTGGAAATGCTGTTTGCGTTTTCAATATTCTCAATGATCGTTTCCTTATTGCCGGTCAGCTTTAATTTCCTCTTTCAGGACTGGAAAATGGAAGCCAGGACACAAAGACTTGAGTGGCATGTATTTATCAATCAGCTGAAAAAAGAGATAAGGCTTGCTGATACTGCAGATATATCACCAGTTTCAATTGTATTAACGATAGACGGGAAAAGTGTGATTTATGAAAAATATGGTTCCAATTTGAGGAGGAGAGTGGATATGAAAGGCCATGAAATTGTCCTTCAAAAGCTTGATGCAATTACATTCAGTTCCTTCAATGGCGGAGTTGAAATAAATGTATCGGATAATTTTGATCAGGAGCAGTCCGCTTTTCTTTATTACCTGATGGATATGGAGGATGTTGATGTACCGTAA
- a CDS encoding DEAD/DEAH box helicase, whose amino-acid sequence MTVQIGFDSAWQDEFLKRIDDDGPWGNWELYKLAVEVENHTTIPDFEGLQAPKHLPNLTPLPHQLEVARQVVESMNGKAILADEVGLGKTIEAGLILKEYMIRGLVKKVLILVPASLVSQWAMELNSKFFIPAVAQRKSYVWEQCDVVVSSIDTAKRNPHRDIIYSLDYDLIIIDEAHKLKNNKTKNYEFVQNLKKKFCLLLTATPIQNRISEIFNLVSLLKPGHLGNESAFYENYKKDSRSLNDDAHLKELVNKVMIRNRRADTGIEWTKRHVETIPIEFSQAERELYEAVTELRGEGDWVSSSQFSVMTLQREACSSREAVYFTLQNMLKRQEQPSIAFQEQIQCLIKKVEAVQQNSKAQKALELIQTINDKVIIFTEYRATQMYLQWFLKQYGITSVPFRGGFKRGKKDWMRELFQKKAQVLIATEAGGEGINLQFCNHIINFDLPWNPMRLEQRIGRIHRLGQEKDVMIYNFATKDTVEEHVMKLLYEKIHLFEKVIGDLDDILTKLEFGSIDDHLVDIFGRSASEGEMRIKMENLTSMIQFAEDMKEGGLNAATGNS is encoded by the coding sequence ATGACAGTGCAAATTGGCTTTGATTCTGCCTGGCAGGATGAATTCTTAAAAAGAATTGATGACGACGGCCCATGGGGAAATTGGGAGCTTTATAAACTGGCTGTAGAGGTTGAAAATCACACGACTATTCCTGATTTTGAAGGCCTGCAGGCTCCAAAGCATCTGCCGAACCTTACTCCCCTCCCTCATCAGCTGGAAGTAGCCAGGCAGGTTGTTGAAAGCATGAACGGCAAAGCGATCCTTGCTGATGAAGTCGGTCTCGGTAAAACGATAGAAGCTGGTCTGATATTAAAGGAATATATGATCAGAGGACTCGTAAAAAAAGTCCTTATACTTGTTCCTGCTTCCCTCGTTTCACAGTGGGCCATGGAGCTGAACAGCAAATTTTTCATTCCGGCTGTGGCACAGCGGAAAAGCTATGTATGGGAACAATGCGACGTTGTGGTATCATCCATCGATACAGCCAAACGCAATCCCCATCGGGACATTATCTACAGCCTGGATTATGATCTGATCATTATAGACGAAGCTCACAAGCTTAAAAATAATAAAACCAAAAACTATGAGTTTGTGCAAAACCTGAAAAAGAAGTTTTGCCTCCTTTTAACAGCAACACCCATTCAGAATCGCATCAGTGAGATATTCAATCTTGTGTCCTTGCTCAAACCCGGCCACCTGGGCAATGAATCAGCCTTTTATGAGAATTATAAAAAGGACTCGCGTTCTTTAAACGATGATGCACATCTAAAAGAACTCGTAAACAAAGTCATGATCCGCAACCGCAGGGCAGATACAGGAATCGAATGGACCAAAAGACATGTGGAAACAATACCGATTGAATTTTCGCAGGCTGAGCGCGAGCTTTATGAAGCTGTAACAGAGCTGCGAGGGGAAGGTGATTGGGTCAGTTCCAGCCAATTTTCAGTGATGACCCTGCAAAGAGAGGCATGCAGCAGCAGGGAAGCTGTCTATTTTACCCTTCAGAATATGCTGAAAAGACAGGAACAGCCCTCAATAGCTTTTCAGGAACAAATACAATGCCTTATTAAAAAAGTTGAAGCTGTCCAGCAAAATTCCAAAGCTCAAAAAGCTCTGGAATTAATACAAACAATAAACGACAAGGTCATAATCTTTACTGAATACAGAGCAACACAAATGTATCTTCAGTGGTTTTTAAAACAATATGGAATTACATCTGTGCCGTTCAGGGGAGGATTTAAAAGAGGCAAAAAGGACTGGATGAGGGAGCTTTTCCAAAAGAAAGCTCAAGTCCTGATTGCAACAGAAGCAGGCGGGGAAGGGATAAACCTGCAATTCTGCAATCATATCATTAATTTCGATCTCCCCTGGAATCCAATGCGTCTCGAACAAAGGATTGGACGTATCCATCGTCTCGGCCAGGAAAAGGATGTCATGATTTATAATTTTGCCACGAAAGATACAGTCGAAGAACATGTAATGAAGCTTTTATATGAGAAAATACATCTTTTCGAAAAAGTCATCGGTGATTTGGATGATATTTTAACAAAACTTGAATTTGGCAGTATTGACGATCACCTTGTTGATATTTTCGGAAGATCAGCTTCAGAAGGTGAAATGCGAATCAAAATGGAGAACCTGACGAGCATGATTCAATTTGCTGAAGATATGAAAGAAGGTGGGCTGAATGCAGCAACAGGAAATTCATAA
- the comGG gene encoding competence type IV pilus minor pilin ComGG yields MYRNQEGFSYPLTLAIILAALFLLTIQLDQFISEKRIVNQAETVMMQEYYLLCSFKKTEKMLRENINPEKSGIYSFKNGSVSYEVSPVATSLIQITFKTKIGSDKEISGYAYYDTDLQKMIKWIEKN; encoded by the coding sequence ATGTACCGTAATCAGGAGGGATTTTCTTATCCGCTTACTTTAGCAATCATTCTGGCTGCACTCTTTCTCCTTACGATTCAATTAGATCAATTTATTTCTGAGAAAAGGATAGTGAATCAGGCGGAAACCGTCATGATGCAGGAGTATTATTTACTGTGTTCCTTTAAAAAAACTGAAAAAATGCTGAGAGAAAATATAAACCCGGAAAAATCAGGAATTTATTCGTTTAAAAATGGATCTGTTTCATATGAAGTTTCACCAGTGGCAACAAGCTTAATTCAAATTACTTTCAAAACGAAAATTGGCTCTGATAAGGAAATTTCCGGATATGCTTACTATGACACGGATCTGCAAAAAATGATAAAATGGATTGAAAAGAACTGA